In the Xiamenia xianingshaonis genome, one interval contains:
- a CDS encoding histone-lysine N-methyltransferase, which translates to MARHGKTEGNAPDRQAGSQGDGRRLRPHRAQNTDAPIGLTEAFAPVGHASTDDQADAIGLTEAFAPVSRYEIDIDALQREARAAGFRNGQRPESARASRDGSHAGGFSYQADDGSDEYPDAFESLEPTDTGPLLFEEGPIVVAPQEPQGSHGKSKQDVAPHQRKSLRMRKILIVIIVLLVLLIGALGYFMSVLFQESSNLASQQAQDQAVSQETVEMQSESSAATDASTKAVKKTDVPDLVGLLGMTQDQAIEAVGRGATVTTTREVDEEGNPVKTSSTVALNEEPADSRSGTPTVYLSMDKDGKIVEAGYSAASATLGYGSLSFVDAVQNEHIVERTLAEAGVSLEDGTAQLPDDKAEYSTYDTDGTTLLKESYSFSGTTTVADKELEWSSVLLYDYSSANASGNLADTIRIVYAYVSDVAAMDAALAAEAEEKAAAEAAEAAQAAAAAEAPPVDAAAPVEG; encoded by the coding sequence ATGGCGAGACACGGAAAAACCGAGGGCAACGCGCCGGATCGGCAGGCGGGTTCGCAGGGCGACGGACGTCGCCTTCGTCCGCATCGGGCCCAGAACACCGACGCGCCGATCGGCCTGACCGAGGCCTTTGCGCCCGTCGGGCATGCGTCGACAGACGACCAAGCGGACGCCATCGGCCTGACCGAGGCGTTTGCCCCGGTCAGCCGCTACGAAATAGACATCGACGCTTTGCAGCGCGAAGCGCGGGCCGCCGGCTTTCGCAACGGGCAACGTCCCGAATCGGCCCGTGCGAGTCGGGACGGGTCGCACGCCGGCGGGTTCTCCTACCAGGCCGACGACGGCTCGGACGAGTACCCGGACGCCTTTGAAAGCCTGGAGCCCACCGACACGGGCCCGCTTCTGTTCGAGGAAGGGCCCATTGTGGTGGCGCCGCAGGAGCCGCAAGGCTCGCACGGCAAGTCGAAGCAGGACGTCGCGCCGCACCAGCGCAAATCGCTGCGCATGCGCAAGATCCTCATCGTCATCATCGTGTTGCTCGTTCTGCTCATCGGCGCGTTGGGCTACTTCATGTCGGTGCTGTTCCAGGAAAGCAGCAACCTCGCCAGCCAGCAGGCGCAAGACCAGGCCGTCTCGCAGGAGACGGTCGAGATGCAAAGCGAGTCGAGCGCTGCCACCGACGCCAGCACGAAGGCCGTCAAGAAGACCGACGTTCCCGATCTGGTGGGCTTGCTCGGCATGACGCAGGACCAGGCCATTGAGGCCGTCGGGCGGGGCGCCACGGTCACGACCACGCGCGAAGTCGACGAAGAGGGCAATCCGGTGAAGACGAGCTCGACGGTGGCGCTCAACGAAGAGCCGGCCGATTCCCGCTCGGGCACGCCGACGGTCTATCTCAGCATGGACAAAGACGGCAAGATCGTCGAGGCGGGCTATTCGGCGGCCAGCGCCACGCTCGGCTACGGCTCGCTCAGCTTCGTCGACGCGGTCCAAAACGAGCACATCGTCGAGCGCACGCTTGCCGAGGCCGGCGTGTCGTTGGAGGACGGCACGGCTCAGCTTCCCGACGACAAGGCGGAGTACTCCACCTACGACACCGACGGCACGACGTTGCTGAAGGAAAGCTATTCGTTCTCGGGCACGACGACGGTGGCCGACAAGGAGCTCGAGTGGTCCTCGGTGCTTCTGTACGACTACTCGTCGGCGAACGCATCGGGCAATCTGGCCGACACCATCCGCATCGTGTACGCCTACGTGTCCGACGTGGCGGCCATGGACGCGGCGCTTGCAGCCGAGGCCGAGGAAAAGGCTGCCGCCGAGGCGGCCGAAGCTGCGCAAGCCGCTGCGGCGGCCGAAGCGCCCCCGGTCGATGCGGCGGCTCCGGTCGAGGGCTAG
- a CDS encoding TrpB-like pyridoxal phosphate-dependent enzyme: MAEEEPYRLYLREDQIPTQWYNLRADMPEPPEPMRLPNGKIAEAADIAPVFCDELVRQELDDETAWFDIPEEVMEMYKVYRPSPLCRAYNLERALGTPAKIYYKFEGNNTSGSHKLNSALAQAYYAKAQDLDKITTETGAGQWGTALSEAAAHFGVDLDVFMVKCSYNQKPFRRSIMRTFNATITPSPSDTTEIGRKMLAENPESTGSLGTAISEAVERAMNVPENKGRYQLGSVLNQVVLHQSIIGLESYTAMEELGVYPDIVIGCAGGGSNLGGLIAPFMRDKINGTHPDTRFIAVEPASCPSLTRGRYAYDYADTGQTCPLVKMYTLGNGFLPSPDHAGGLRYHGMSPVVSKLKHDGYLEAVAVKQTDVFAAAEEFARLETILPAPESAHAILQAIEEAKKCAETGEEKVILFGLTGTGYFDMFAYDAHRNGEMVDHVPTDEELEAGFATIPSIEGIQ, from the coding sequence ATGGCTGAAGAAGAACCGTATCGTCTGTATTTGCGCGAAGACCAGATTCCTACGCAGTGGTACAACCTGCGTGCCGACATGCCCGAGCCGCCCGAGCCCATGCGCCTGCCGAACGGCAAGATCGCCGAAGCGGCCGACATCGCGCCGGTGTTCTGCGACGAGCTGGTGCGCCAGGAGCTCGACGACGAAACAGCCTGGTTCGACATTCCCGAAGAAGTCATGGAGATGTACAAGGTCTACCGGCCCTCGCCTTTGTGCCGCGCCTACAACCTGGAGCGCGCGCTCGGCACGCCGGCGAAGATCTACTACAAGTTCGAAGGCAACAACACCTCGGGTTCGCACAAGCTCAATTCGGCGCTGGCGCAGGCCTATTACGCCAAGGCGCAAGACCTCGACAAGATCACGACGGAAACGGGCGCCGGCCAGTGGGGCACCGCCCTGTCGGAGGCCGCCGCGCACTTCGGCGTCGACCTGGATGTCTTCATGGTGAAGTGCTCGTACAACCAAAAGCCCTTCCGCCGCTCTATCATGCGCACGTTCAACGCCACCATCACCCCGTCACCGTCCGACACCACCGAGATCGGCCGCAAGATGCTCGCCGAGAACCCCGAATCCACCGGCTCGCTCGGCACCGCCATCTCGGAGGCGGTCGAGCGCGCCATGAACGTGCCGGAGAACAAGGGCCGCTACCAGCTGGGCAGCGTGCTCAACCAGGTGGTGCTGCACCAGTCCATCATCGGGCTGGAATCCTACACCGCCATGGAAGAGCTTGGCGTCTACCCCGACATCGTCATTGGGTGCGCGGGCGGCGGGTCCAACCTCGGCGGCCTCATCGCCCCGTTCATGCGTGACAAGATCAACGGCACGCATCCCGACACGCGCTTCATCGCGGTCGAGCCGGCCAGCTGCCCGAGCCTCACGCGCGGCCGCTACGCCTACGACTACGCCGACACGGGCCAAACCTGCCCGCTCGTGAAGATGTACACGCTCGGCAACGGCTTTTTGCCGAGCCCCGACCATGCCGGCGGCCTGCGCTACCATGGCATGAGTCCGGTGGTGTCCAAGCTCAAGCACGACGGATACCTGGAAGCGGTGGCCGTCAAGCAGACCGACGTGTTCGCCGCCGCCGAAGAGTTCGCCCGGCTTGAGACCATTCTGCCCGCGCCCGAAAGCGCCCATGCCATCCTCCAGGCCATCGAGGAGGCGAAGAAGTGCGCCGAGACGGGCGAAGAGAAGGTCATCCTGTTCGGGCTGACCGGCACGGGGTACTTCGACATGTTTGCCTACGACGCGCATCGCAACGGCGAAATGGTCGACCACGTGCCCACCGACGAAGAGCTGGAAGCGGGCTTCGCCACCATTCCTTCCATCGAGGGCATCCAGTAG